A stretch of DNA from bacterium:
GGCGACCGGCACGCCCCGCAGCGTCCGGACGGCGTCCAGGCGCACGGCGACGGCCGGGTCGGTCGCCGCGGCGGGCGGGATCGACCAGGCGGTCCCCGTCACCAGGACGCGCGGGCGCGGCGTCGGCAGCGCGAGCAACGCCGAAGCGGTCGGCGACAGGGCGGAGTCCCCGCTCGCGGCCCGCACGACCGGTCCCGGCCGTCGCCACTGCAGGTCCTCGACTCGGGCCACGGTCCCCGGGACCGACTCGAAGGGGAAGGCGATGCGCAGGACGGTGCGCTGCGCGCCGGCCGACAGCACGTCGACCCGCGGCGCCCCGACCGTCGGCCGCTCCGGCGGCGTCTGGGCCCGGGCGAGGTCGGCGCCAAGGGCCAGCAGCGCCCCGCATGCCCAAAGCGTCACGAAGGCCCGGAAATGTCGCTCGTCCCGGCGCCTCAAGGCCGGTCCCCCCGCGTCTCGGGCAGGGGCGTCGCCTCGTCGATCAGCAGGATCGGGATGTCCTGCTCGACCCGGTAGCGCAAGCGGCAAGAGGCGCAATCCAGCCAGGCGTGGTTGGACGGCACGGTCAGGGTCCCCTTGCAGCGGGGGCAGGCCAGGATTTCCAGGAGCTTCGGGCTCAGCACGACGTCCTCCTCGGGACGGGGCGCGCCGACGGCCGGACTAGCCGGACGAACGGCGGGGAGATCTCCAGGCACGACAAGACCGGTTCCCGAAACGATGCCGAGGGAACGGGCATCAACGGCGGGTCCACCCCGGCGCCGTCGGACGGGTGTCCGATCCGCGTCACCGGGGTAGGATACTTGAAGAGGTTGGCATGACAAGGATAAAGGAAGCCGGCCCGGGTGTCAACGCCCGGCGTGACGGGCTCAGCCTTCCTGGAAAATCCCCATGGCGAGGAACTTGTCCAGGCGCTGGCGGCGGAGGTCCTCCGCGCTGACGGTCGCCAGCTCGTCGAGGTCGGCGATGATGCGCGATTTCAG
This window harbors:
- a CDS encoding Trm112 family protein, with the protein product MLSPKLLEILACPRCKGTLTVPSNHAWLDCASCRLRYRVEQDIPILLIDEATPLPETRGDRP